A region of the Atribacterota bacterium genome:
TTCCCCAGCAACCTGTATTTTTGAATCTAATGCTGTTATTTAACAAAGTTGGTTTAAACGGAACAGTTACCGGAGTTATTTTAGTTCATTTAGTAGTAGGGCTGGTTTATGCGGTATGGATTACCACCAGCACCTTTAACTCTATCCCTCCTGAGCTTGAAGAAGCAGCCCGCAGTATCGGTGCTTCCAGAGGGAGAGCATTTCTAAAAGTTACACTACCTCTGGCTGCCCCGGGATTGATAGCCAGTGCTGTTTTTGTATTTTTACAATCTATGTTTGAATTTACAGGTACTTTTTTTGTTGGATTGCCCTTTGTTACTACTTTACCGATGACCCTGTATTCAGCCAGTGGCTCTAATATCCAGTTTGCCTCGGTAATTGCAATTTTATTGTTAATACCTTCAATAATTTTTATGTTCATAATACAAAAATTACTGAAAGCCGAATATATTGGGGGTATTTCCGGATAAATTTTTATCTATCATTTTTATTATCTGTCGGAGGTTATGAATGGCCATTTTAAAGGTAGAAAATCTAAATAAACGTTTTGGTAATGTGCAGGCTGTAGACAATATCAGTTTTAAGGTCGAAGAAGGACAGGTATTGAGTTTGCTGGGTCCCAGCGGTTGCGGAAAAACAACTACTTTGAGATGTTTAGCCGGCTTTGAAATACCGGATAAAGGGAAAATATTTTTGGATAACAGAGATATAACCAATATGAGTCCGGAACAGCGGGGGATTGGTATGGTCTTTCAAAGTTATGCTCTTTGGCCTCATATGACCGTTTATGGAAACCTGTCTTTTGGATTACAGATTCGAAAACTTGATAAAAAAGAGATTGATGAAAGAATTAAAAGGGCTTTAGGTATAGTTAGATTATCCGGATATGAAAAACGTTATCCCCGCCAATTGAGCGGCGGTCAACAGCAACGAATTGCCATGGCCAGGGCATTAGTTATTGAGCCTGCCATCATGCTACTTGATGAACCTCTTAGTAATCTTGATGCCCAGTTGCGGGAAGAGATGCGCTTTGAATTCATTGAATTACAGAGGAAATTGGGAATTACAGCTATCTATGTTACTCATGACCAGGCAGAGGCGATGGTTATTTCCGATAGAATTATAATTCTAAACCAGGGAAGAATAATCCAAATTGGCACACCAAAAGAAATCTATGAATCACCCCACAATTGTTTTGTAGCAGGTTTTATAGCAGTAACCAGTTTCATTAAAGGAGAAATAAGCAAAATAGATAAAGATAACATAGTTGCAGTCAAAACAGAAGACGACCTGCTTATATATGCTAAACGGCCTGGTTTGAAAACAGGTAACAAAGTATCTATTGCTATTCGAATAAATACTGTACAGTTTGCCGAGAAAGACAAATATGCAGCAGATAAGAAAAATATATTTAGAGGAAAAATATTACAGGCTTCATATCTGGGGGATATTGTTGATTACAGAATACAGCTCGGCAGATGGATAATTCGAACTAATGAGAGTTCAAAAATAAATTACAAAATTGGTGACGAAGTTGAAATTTATCTGCCACCAGAAGAACTAATCGTTACCCCTGATGAGGTATAGTAGATGAAGTGGTATGGCAAATATTTCAAAGTGGGCATACTGTTTTCCAGGGCAGGCATTGCTACACAGATCCTCCTTTCAGCAGGTAACGACTTATTTTTAGTAGATACCGGAGACGGAACACTACGGGATCTTATTCAGCAAAATATCGATTTAAATAGGATAAAGGCAATATTTTTTACCCACGGACATGCTGATCATGTCAGCGGCTTATTTGCGGTGCTTTCACAATTCCGTAATATGGAGAGAATGCAAAAAGTTGAAATAGTGTATCCCGAAGGGACTACCTCTATTGCTCATATTATACAAGCATTTAAAAAAAGCATTTCTCAGACTTTATTTTCCATAGGATGTCAACAGATTAGTACGAGTCAGACTATACAGGTATCAGGAATAACCATGAAAGCTTATCAGATGACTCATTATGCAGCGGTTGGGCATCATAAATTACTGTACCCGGATATTGCAATGGGATATCGGTTTTCATTTGAGGGAGAATCAATTGCTATCACCGGGGATACCGGATTGTGTCAAAATCTTAAAGATTTAGTAAAAGGGGTAGATATTGCATTAATTGATTCCACATTACAAGATTCCGAAGTGACAGAAGAACGAGTCAATAAGCTGCATCTTTCTGAACAAAAGGCCCGGGAAATAGGTAAACTTTGCAGGCTGTATATTCCAATCCATTCAAGTTCTCCTGAAAGCAACTCTATAGATTAAGGTGATTTGTAATTATTGGCCGGCAATAAGTGTTAAGCAAGAATTAAATGATAACCAAAGTTAATTTTATTAAATTTTAATTATTTTTCACTATGTTTATCAGGTTTTAAAAGAGGTATAAGAAAGACAATACAAGCTGCCAGGAAAACAATACTACTTGCAAAAGAATAAATAACGCCCAACGCAGGATGTGATATTTTTCTCTACTATTTTGACTAATACCATTTTCTTTGTTTTTATCTATAATATTGTAAATATTTCTATT
Encoded here:
- a CDS encoding ABC transporter permease subunit, whose protein sequence is MNKKEVKKKNKPIVKKTIEMVLFIFFLFILFAPIFSILIWSVAIRWYWPNTMPQEIGFDYWLQALGVTKNLTLGAVNVLPAFFLSLGIAIIVVIISMLVSVPAGYALSKLKIPHILKGLILILFLLPRAFPQQPVFLNLMLLFNKVGLNGTVTGVILVHLVVGLVYAVWITTSTFNSIPPELEEAARSIGASRGRAFLKVTLPLAAPGLIASAVFVFLQSMFEFTGTFFVGLPFVTTLPMTLYSASGSNIQFASVIAILLLIPSIIFMFIIQKLLKAEYIGGISG
- a CDS encoding ABC transporter ATP-binding protein → MAILKVENLNKRFGNVQAVDNISFKVEEGQVLSLLGPSGCGKTTTLRCLAGFEIPDKGKIFLDNRDITNMSPEQRGIGMVFQSYALWPHMTVYGNLSFGLQIRKLDKKEIDERIKRALGIVRLSGYEKRYPRQLSGGQQQRIAMARALVIEPAIMLLDEPLSNLDAQLREEMRFEFIELQRKLGITAIYVTHDQAEAMVISDRIIILNQGRIIQIGTPKEIYESPHNCFVAGFIAVTSFIKGEISKIDKDNIVAVKTEDDLLIYAKRPGLKTGNKVSIAIRINTVQFAEKDKYAADKKNIFRGKILQASYLGDIVDYRIQLGRWIIRTNESSKINYKIGDEVEIYLPPEELIVTPDEV
- a CDS encoding MBL fold metallo-hydrolase, with amino-acid sequence MKWYGKYFKVGILFSRAGIATQILLSAGNDLFLVDTGDGTLRDLIQQNIDLNRIKAIFFTHGHADHVSGLFAVLSQFRNMERMQKVEIVYPEGTTSIAHIIQAFKKSISQTLFSIGCQQISTSQTIQVSGITMKAYQMTHYAAVGHHKLLYPDIAMGYRFSFEGESIAITGDTGLCQNLKDLVKGVDIALIDSTLQDSEVTEERVNKLHLSEQKAREIGKLCRLYIPIHSSSPESNSID